Proteins encoded within one genomic window of Halodesulfurarchaeum formicicum:
- the amrS gene encoding AmmeMemoRadiSam system radical SAM enzyme has product MTTSEPGTDQALTGVKATLARDRDGGDVECTACAHRCVLSPGQRGVCRVRENVDGKLRLLTYGLVYDPTPGPPGTLDPIEKKPLYHFHPGTDVLSFGGAACNFRCAFCQNHHLAFADPETIELREVSPEAAVESALEQGAAGIAWTYNEPTIYAEYVRDGAKAATEAGLYTVMVSNGYFTEEFLAAVGPYLDAINIDVKGFREGPHLEYMGSRLQPTLDSVKRVHEQGIHIEVTYLVIPDLNDDPEEIRDFAEWVASIDSSIPVHFSRFHPDFEMQDRPPTPIERLEQAHEIAVESGLEFVYVGNVRDQRFNSTLCPDCGRTWIRRAGFDSTIVSDLEGQCACGRPIDIEI; this is encoded by the coding sequence ATGACGACCTCGGAGCCCGGTACTGATCAAGCGCTTACGGGGGTGAAAGCGACGCTCGCTCGCGACCGTGATGGCGGTGATGTCGAGTGTACGGCCTGTGCCCATCGGTGTGTCCTTTCCCCAGGCCAGCGGGGCGTGTGTCGGGTCCGGGAGAACGTCGATGGGAAACTCAGACTGCTCACCTACGGGCTGGTGTACGACCCCACTCCCGGCCCACCCGGAACGCTCGACCCGATCGAGAAGAAACCGCTCTATCACTTCCATCCCGGGACCGACGTGCTGAGCTTCGGCGGCGCGGCGTGTAACTTCCGCTGTGCGTTCTGCCAGAACCATCATCTGGCCTTTGCCGACCCGGAGACGATCGAACTTCGAGAGGTGAGCCCCGAGGCGGCGGTCGAGAGTGCGCTCGAACAGGGGGCGGCCGGCATCGCCTGGACGTACAACGAACCCACGATCTACGCCGAGTACGTCCGTGACGGTGCCAAAGCGGCTACCGAGGCAGGGTTGTACACGGTGATGGTTTCGAACGGCTACTTCACCGAGGAGTTCCTCGCTGCGGTGGGGCCGTACCTCGACGCGATCAACATCGATGTCAAGGGGTTCCGCGAGGGCCCACACCTGGAGTACATGGGCAGCCGACTCCAGCCCACGCTGGATTCGGTAAAGCGGGTCCACGAACAGGGCATTCACATCGAAGTCACCTATCTCGTCATTCCGGACCTGAACGACGACCCCGAGGAGATCCGGGACTTCGCCGAGTGGGTCGCGAGTATCGATTCGTCGATTCCCGTCCACTTCTCCCGGTTCCACCCCGACTTCGAGATGCAAGACCGCCCGCCCACGCCGATCGAGCGCCTTGAACAGGCCCACGAGATCGCCGTCGAGTCCGGGCTGGAGTTCGTCTACGTCGGCAACGTCCGGGACCAGCGGTTCAACTCGACTCTCTGTCCGGACTGTGGCCGAACCTGGATCCGCCGGGCGGGCTTTGATTCCACCATTGTCAGCGACCTGGAGGGTCAGTGTGCGTGCGGCCGGCCGATCGACATCGAAATCTGA
- the mvaD gene encoding phosphomevalonate decarboxylase MvaD codes for MKATARAHPIQGLVKYHGLRDAELRYPYHDSISVATAPAETVTTVEFDPELDESTYVVDGEELTGEAADRVERVLDRVRTIAEDPAVEAPVKLVSENSMPTNVGLGSSSSGFAAAAMAAVEAAGLDLSRPEISTIARRGSASAARSVTGGFSDLRAGTTDEDCRSTRIESPLEDDLRIVVGIVPAYKETGWAHEEATQSHLWQSRLAHVHDQLAAMRQALREGDFETAFEVTERDTLSLAATTMTGPEAWIYWQPETLEIFETVRGLREEGVPVYFSTDTGATVYVNTRTEHVDEVEAAIADLGVETRVWEAGGPATMLPETEALF; via the coding sequence ATGAAAGCGACCGCCAGGGCCCACCCCATCCAGGGGCTGGTCAAGTATCACGGGTTGCGAGACGCCGAGTTGCGCTACCCGTATCACGACAGCATCAGCGTGGCGACCGCGCCCGCGGAGACCGTCACGACGGTAGAGTTCGACCCGGAACTGGACGAATCTACGTACGTCGTCGACGGCGAGGAACTCACGGGCGAGGCCGCCGACCGGGTCGAACGGGTCCTGGATCGCGTGCGAACCATCGCTGAGGATCCGGCCGTCGAGGCCCCAGTGAAACTGGTAAGCGAGAACTCCATGCCCACGAACGTCGGTTTGGGCTCCTCTTCCTCCGGCTTTGCGGCTGCCGCGATGGCCGCGGTCGAAGCTGCCGGACTCGATCTCTCACGCCCGGAGATCTCGACGATCGCCCGACGTGGCTCGGCCTCGGCGGCCAGGTCAGTGACTGGCGGATTTTCGGACCTGCGAGCGGGAACGACCGACGAGGACTGTCGCTCCACCCGGATCGAGTCGCCCCTCGAAGACGACCTGCGGATCGTCGTCGGGATCGTCCCGGCGTACAAGGAGACCGGCTGGGCCCACGAAGAGGCGACCCAGAGCCACCTCTGGCAATCGCGGCTGGCCCACGTCCACGATCAGCTCGCGGCGATGCGGCAGGCGCTTCGTGAGGGGGACTTCGAGACGGCCTTCGAGGTGACCGAGCGGGACACCCTGAGCCTGGCCGCGACGACGATGACCGGCCCGGAGGCATGGATTTACTGGCAGCCCGAGACCCTGGAAATCTTCGAGACAGTCCGGGGACTGCGTGAGGAGGGCGTACCGGTTTACTTCTCCACTGATACCGGCGCGACCGTCTACGTGAACACCCGGACCGAACACGTCGACGAGGTCGAGGCGGCAATTGCCGATCTGGGCGTCGAAACCCGTGTCTGGGAGGCCGGCGGCCCCGCGACTATGCTCCCGGAGACCGAAGCCCTGTTCTGA
- a CDS encoding LUD domain-containing protein, protein MDAGAERTQFETAAADHDVTVTRTRAANFASTLEGVVEYPAVGVSLPIDGVSLADTAVETTLTPAKLDTARTGVTPVSFGIATLGTVFIESTTDGAEPVSLFPERHVAVLAASDVCPDLAAAVDRFGEELAAGPSSGIFATGPSATADMGGHVQGVHGPSDVHVIVVDDR, encoded by the coding sequence ATGGACGCGGGCGCAGAGCGGACACAATTCGAGACGGCCGCCGCAGATCACGACGTGACGGTCACGCGGACACGAGCAGCGAACTTCGCGTCGACCCTCGAAGGGGTTGTCGAATATCCGGCCGTGGGTGTCTCACTCCCCATCGATGGGGTGTCACTCGCAGATACAGCAGTGGAAACCACGTTGACGCCCGCGAAACTCGACACCGCGCGAACCGGCGTCACCCCCGTTTCGTTCGGAATCGCAACGCTCGGAACGGTATTCATCGAAAGCACTACTGACGGGGCCGAACCGGTGAGTCTGTTCCCCGAACGGCATGTCGCCGTGCTGGCAGCGAGTGACGTGTGTCCGGACCTGGCCGCAGCCGTCGATCGATTCGGCGAAGAGTTGGCCGCAGGCCCGTCGAGTGGGATTTTCGCCACTGGTCCGAGTGCGACCGCCGATATGGGCGGACACGTCCAGGGCGTCCACGGTCCGAGTGACGTGCACGTAATCGTGGTGGACGACCGATGA
- a CDS encoding UbiX family flavin prenyltransferase has translation MTERETVVVGLSGASGTRLGVATVEALAEHFSVHAVVTDGARAVMDHETDSRAETMAALESMATVHDGEDLSAPIASGSVPTAGMVVVPASMKSVAAIANGYAENLLVRAADVTLKEDRTLVVVPRESPLNEAHLENLLALRKRGVAVVPPVLGFYYDPQDIQDVIDRTVGTILDRFDVEHDRYEPWDPV, from the coding sequence ATGACTGAACGTGAAACGGTGGTCGTCGGGCTCTCCGGGGCCTCCGGAACGCGACTCGGTGTCGCAACCGTCGAGGCACTCGCCGAGCACTTCTCGGTGCACGCCGTGGTCACCGACGGCGCCAGGGCCGTGATGGACCACGAGACGGATTCCCGCGCTGAGACGATGGCGGCACTCGAATCGATGGCGACAGTCCACGATGGCGAGGACCTGAGCGCCCCGATCGCGTCGGGATCAGTCCCGACGGCGGGTATGGTCGTGGTCCCTGCCTCGATGAAGTCGGTCGCGGCCATCGCGAACGGCTACGCCGAGAATCTGCTCGTTCGAGCCGCCGACGTGACCCTCAAGGAGGATCGAACACTCGTGGTGGTGCCGCGGGAATCGCCACTCAATGAGGCTCACCTGGAGAACCTGCTCGCCCTCCGCAAGCGTGGCGTTGCCGTCGTGCCACCTGTGCTCGGCTTTTACTACGACCCACAGGACATCCAGGACGTGATCGACCGGACCGTGGGCACCATTCTCGATCGCTTCGACGTCGAACACGACCGGTACGAGCCCTGGGATCCGGTCTGA
- the mtnA gene encoding S-methyl-5-thioribose-1-phosphate isomerase, giving the protein MRTISWDEDCDCIEMVDQTKLPGEFTTYHAETVDELIESIQMLRVRGAPALGAAGAYGVALATRQHQLKQAESLLTAVKADAQRIASARPTAVNLERGVSEAFDEAQLGMTVGEVRETALSAAEDLADRDVERNKQIGDAGAKLLGDQDTVMTHCNAGALATVDWGTALGVVYSAREAGKEIDVVVNETRPLNQGSRISTVELMERDVPTTLIPDNASGLLMQEGEVDAVVVGADRVVLDGGDQFGDQGVVYNKVGTYKQAVLADRHDIPFVVAAPTSTVDANTSADRVTIEERDPVELREIYGSQNAPADVPVRNPAFDATPMELVDYLVTEDGAFEPPIELTDVVENRSRH; this is encoded by the coding sequence ATGCGAACGATCTCCTGGGACGAGGACTGTGACTGCATCGAGATGGTCGATCAGACCAAACTCCCCGGTGAGTTCACGACCTATCACGCCGAGACAGTCGACGAACTCATCGAGAGCATCCAGATGCTGCGCGTCCGGGGGGCCCCTGCCCTGGGAGCGGCGGGGGCCTACGGCGTCGCGCTGGCGACCCGCCAGCACCAACTGAAACAGGCCGAGTCGTTACTCACGGCGGTCAAGGCCGACGCTCAGCGGATCGCGAGTGCCAGGCCGACGGCGGTGAACCTGGAGCGGGGCGTCTCCGAGGCCTTCGACGAGGCCCAGTTGGGGATGACCGTCGGGGAGGTCCGGGAGACGGCCCTTTCGGCGGCCGAAGACCTGGCCGATCGCGACGTGGAGCGGAACAAACAGATCGGCGACGCGGGGGCGAAGCTACTGGGAGACCAGGACACCGTGATGACTCACTGTAACGCGGGGGCGCTGGCCACCGTGGACTGGGGGACGGCTCTCGGCGTCGTCTACTCGGCCCGGGAAGCGGGGAAGGAAATCGACGTGGTCGTGAACGAGACCCGGCCGCTCAACCAGGGCTCCCGGATCTCTACCGTCGAACTGATGGAGCGAGACGTGCCAACCACCCTGATCCCGGACAACGCGAGCGGCCTGCTCATGCAGGAGGGTGAGGTCGACGCGGTCGTGGTCGGGGCTGACCGGGTGGTTTTGGACGGCGGCGACCAGTTCGGCGACCAGGGCGTGGTTTACAACAAGGTCGGGACCTACAAGCAGGCGGTGCTGGCCGACCGTCACGATATTCCGTTCGTCGTCGCAGCACCCACCTCAACCGTCGACGCGAACACCAGCGCCGACCGCGTAACGATCGAGGAGCGGGACCCGGTCGAACTCCGAGAGATCTACGGTTCGCAGAACGCCCCCGCGGACGTCCCGGTTCGCAACCCGGCCTTCGACGCGACGCCGATGGAACTGGTCGACTATCTGGTGACCGAGGACGGGGCCTTCGAGCCGCCGATCGAGCTGACTGACGTCGTCGAAAACCGCTCGCGGCACTGA
- a CDS encoding NAD(P)/FAD-dependent oxidoreductase has product MRVVVFGGGYAGIVAVTRLERRLPESAEIVLVDQRPTHLIKHELHRVIRRPEFAAELQIPFADILKRAQFDQRTIASIDFDAGAVTFEDGEQLSYDAGIVALGSRPNYYGLDGVEEHSVPIATPADATAIADSMADLLEDRSGTVVVAGAGLAGVQVAGELAAVRNDTDVTDVSIILIERASEIVPGSSARFQEAIRQALTERNVEIRTDTTVSGADDSVVGLADTLDIPADLFVWAGGIQGQALFDGDRPRVRADLRLGDRTFGAGDAVQAIDEDGSLVEPTAQAAVGMATVAADNAILRAQADDQTGFRPAYHRYRETGESRIVTVGDTAVAQLGPTVVTGPAARALKSVVGVRYLSAAGAIENALTVFRSEFDLAHPRAGRELDRDRL; this is encoded by the coding sequence ATGCGAGTCGTCGTGTTCGGCGGCGGGTACGCGGGCATCGTCGCAGTGACGCGGCTCGAACGCCGCCTCCCGGAATCGGCCGAGATCGTGCTCGTGGATCAGCGGCCGACCCATCTCATCAAACACGAGTTGCATCGGGTGATCAGACGGCCCGAGTTCGCGGCGGAACTCCAAATTCCCTTCGCGGACATCCTGAAACGGGCCCAGTTCGACCAGCGAACCATCGCGTCGATCGACTTTGACGCGGGCGCTGTCACCTTCGAAGACGGGGAGCAGCTATCCTACGACGCGGGAATCGTTGCGCTCGGTTCACGGCCGAATTACTACGGACTGGACGGCGTCGAGGAACACAGCGTCCCGATCGCGACGCCGGCGGATGCCACAGCCATCGCCGATTCGATGGCCGACCTACTCGAAGACAGATCGGGCACGGTTGTCGTTGCCGGGGCCGGGTTGGCCGGTGTCCAGGTCGCGGGTGAACTCGCGGCCGTCCGAAACGACACGGATGTGACTGACGTCTCGATCATCCTCATCGAGCGGGCTTCCGAAATCGTTCCTGGGTCCTCGGCCCGATTCCAGGAGGCGATTCGGCAGGCCCTCACCGAGCGGAACGTCGAGATCCGGACCGATACGACCGTCTCGGGCGCGGACGACTCGGTCGTCGGCCTGGCCGATACACTCGACATTCCCGCAGACCTCTTTGTCTGGGCGGGCGGCATCCAGGGCCAGGCACTCTTCGACGGGGATCGCCCCCGGGTGCGGGCCGATCTCAGGCTTGGCGATCGAACGTTCGGCGCAGGTGACGCAGTCCAGGCGATCGACGAGGACGGGAGTCTCGTCGAGCCAACGGCCCAGGCGGCGGTCGGAATGGCGACCGTGGCTGCCGACAACGCGATTCTCCGGGCTCAGGCCGACGACCAGACCGGGTTTCGGCCGGCCTATCACCGTTACCGCGAGACGGGCGAGAGCCGCATCGTCACGGTTGGCGATACAGCCGTCGCACAGCTCGGGCCGACGGTGGTGACTGGGCCAGCAGCGAGAGCGCTCAAATCTGTCGTCGGAGTCCGGTATCTCTCCGCGGCCGGGGCGATCGAGAACGCCCTGACGGTGTTCCGCAGCGAGTTCGATCTGGCTCATCCGCGGGCCGGCCGCGAACTCGACCGGGACCGCCTCTGA
- a CDS encoding DUF7345 domain-containing protein — MTTDSRWANAHRVGTITLAVTLVLSLGIGSSVVAAQEAPSEPSVVVDLKADGTGDLTLVLTRDLTSDVEKQAFESISENETARAAIEARFADRIGALAESISTSVEREVTVSETSIDLATTQDGETGVIRLSATIEGLALVDGDRLVLTEPFASGFSADRPIIVHVPEGYTVEQVQPTPDAQNGTTLEWTAGADVTDFELELTADSSATSTPGFGFAAASIALLGAALLGYRRR, encoded by the coding sequence ATGACAACGGACTCACGCTGGGCGAACGCGCACCGAGTTGGAACGATAACCCTCGCGGTAACGCTCGTGCTCTCCCTGGGAATCGGGTCGAGCGTGGTCGCCGCCCAGGAGGCCCCCTCCGAGCCATCAGTCGTCGTGGACCTCAAGGCCGACGGGACCGGTGACCTGACCCTGGTCCTCACGCGAGACCTCACGAGCGACGTGGAAAAGCAGGCCTTCGAGTCTATCAGCGAGAACGAAACGGCCCGGGCAGCGATCGAAGCGCGATTCGCCGACCGAATCGGGGCCCTGGCCGAGTCGATCAGCACCTCGGTCGAGAGGGAGGTGACGGTGTCCGAGACGAGTATCGACCTCGCGACGACCCAGGACGGTGAGACCGGTGTCATCCGCCTCTCGGCGACCATCGAGGGACTCGCGCTCGTCGATGGGGATCGACTGGTCCTCACCGAACCCTTCGCCAGTGGCTTCTCCGCTGACCGACCGATTATCGTGCATGTGCCGGAGGGCTACACCGTCGAGCAGGTCCAGCCGACCCCTGATGCCCAGAACGGGACGACACTCGAATGGACGGCTGGGGCTGACGTTACTGATTTCGAACTCGAGCTAACCGCCGACTCGTCAGCGACTTCGACCCCCGGATTTGGCTTCGCCGCGGCGAGCATCGCACTCCTCGGGGCAGCCCTCCTCGGTTATCGACGTCGCTGA
- a CDS encoding AIR synthase family protein, protein MLGKVSPDDLAAHVFQRQGADLESVLQGPAYGEDAAAIEVPEGTLVVSSDPLWFAVDRVGTLGVHVACNDVAASGGDPTWMTNVVFLPADADSATLERITTQIDEAAESIGVAVVGGHSEYNQQLDRPLLMMTCMGMGDPYVPTGGASPGDELILTQGAAIEGTAILASDFESELREKGVDPALIADGVSFFEDIGVTDDAAVLRSFATGMHDPTEGGLIDALLEMASASDASIEVDPDAVPIREATAVLTDAMGVDPFRIFGSGALLATVSAADLDDALAALQAAGIEAAHIGSVVEGTPSTLTLGERVFTEPVRDDMYQLWE, encoded by the coding sequence ATGCTTGGGAAGGTTTCGCCAGACGACCTGGCGGCCCACGTGTTTCAGCGACAGGGCGCGGATCTAGAGTCGGTGCTCCAGGGGCCAGCCTACGGAGAGGACGCGGCTGCAATTGAGGTGCCCGAAGGAACGCTCGTCGTGAGCTCCGACCCGCTCTGGTTCGCCGTCGATCGAGTAGGGACACTGGGTGTCCACGTCGCCTGCAACGACGTCGCCGCCTCTGGCGGGGATCCGACCTGGATGACCAACGTCGTCTTCCTGCCCGCAGACGCCGACTCCGCCACGCTTGAACGTATTACCACTCAGATCGACGAAGCGGCCGAATCCATCGGCGTCGCCGTCGTGGGAGGCCACTCGGAATACAATCAACAACTCGATCGGCCGCTGCTCATGATGACCTGCATGGGGATGGGCGACCCCTACGTGCCGACCGGCGGCGCGAGTCCGGGCGACGAACTAATCTTGACCCAAGGGGCCGCCATCGAAGGGACGGCCATCCTCGCCTCGGACTTCGAGTCGGAACTTCGTGAGAAAGGGGTCGACCCGGCACTCATAGCGGACGGTGTAAGTTTCTTCGAGGACATCGGGGTAACCGACGACGCGGCCGTATTACGTTCCTTTGCGACCGGAATGCACGACCCGACCGAGGGTGGGCTTATCGACGCGCTGCTCGAGATGGCGAGCGCTTCCGATGCCTCGATCGAGGTCGATCCCGACGCCGTCCCGATCCGGGAAGCGACGGCCGTGCTGACCGATGCGATGGGCGTCGACCCGTTCCGGATTTTCGGGTCCGGTGCGCTACTCGCCACTGTCTCTGCTGCTGATCTCGACGATGCACTCGCGGCCCTGCAAGCGGCGGGCATCGAGGCGGCTCACATCGGTTCCGTCGTCGAGGGAACACCCTCGACGCTGACTCTTGGTGAACGGGTTTTCACTGAGCCGGTCCGTGACGACATGTACCAACTCTGGGAGTAG
- a CDS encoding LUD domain-containing protein, producing MTEESRGQTAAHIRDVMTTDGAAVNEQIRNLNANRYESVAAFDDYETCRERAREIKERAIENLPTLIETVTEQVEANGGHVHVATDGAAANRYVQDVLDEQAGETVVKSKSMTTEEIGLREHLAEAGADVFETDLGEFVIQLAEESPSHIVGPSLHKSREEIATLFNEQFDPDSPLETPAELTAFAREYLGERMKEADLGITGANFVLAESGSVVLVTNEGNARKSAVVPDTHVAVAGIEKLIPSIEELHPFLELIARSATGQDIAQYVSLLTPPVESPTLDFDRPDQPIDATDDDREFHLVLLDNGRTAMREDPHLRETLYCIRCGACLNSCANFQQVGGHAFGGDTYTGGIGTGWVAGLDGPDATAAFNDLCTSCSRCVPNCPVKIDIPWINTVVRDRRNNGNTPDAVDHLIDPLVPDQESTGLDRQKRFFGNIDTVLRLGSALAPVSNWALSLPGVDRLLESTVGIDRRRSLPQLATETFRSWWADHHEDPDSADTTVHLFVDLYTNYLYPERGKAAVRLLRELDLSVEVTPVLPSGRAPLSQGMITTATEQANEVAEALESPIAADEPVLVIEPSDLALFRSEYSKLLPTETAAKIDAGTAGILEYVSPLIKSHTEIESGASGEIVFHSNCQQRTAGFEEPTVEALEALGYDVRTTDVECCGMAGSFGYKSQYYELSMAVGDDLEPQVADTDVLASGTSCVAQIGSLTDGDEPPHPVELVERAWAEHRS from the coding sequence ATGACGGAGGAATCGAGGGGACAGACGGCTGCCCACATCAGGGACGTGATGACCACCGATGGGGCGGCCGTCAACGAGCAGATCCGAAATCTCAACGCCAATCGATACGAGTCTGTCGCGGCGTTCGATGATTACGAAACCTGCCGAGAGCGTGCGCGGGAAATCAAGGAACGAGCAATCGAGAACCTCCCGACGTTGATCGAGACGGTGACGGAGCAAGTGGAGGCAAACGGCGGGCACGTCCACGTCGCGACGGATGGGGCTGCAGCGAACCGCTACGTACAGGACGTGCTCGACGAGCAGGCGGGAGAGACGGTCGTCAAGTCGAAATCGATGACGACCGAGGAGATCGGGTTGCGAGAACACCTCGCCGAGGCGGGTGCAGACGTCTTCGAGACGGACCTGGGGGAGTTCGTGATCCAGCTCGCCGAGGAGTCCCCATCCCACATCGTCGGGCCGTCGCTTCACAAGTCCCGCGAGGAGATTGCGACCCTCTTCAACGAACAGTTCGATCCTGACTCCCCACTGGAGACCCCAGCCGAACTGACTGCGTTCGCCCGGGAATACTTGGGGGAGCGGATGAAGGAGGCGGATCTGGGGATTACCGGCGCGAACTTCGTGCTCGCCGAGAGCGGGTCGGTCGTCCTCGTCACAAACGAGGGGAACGCCCGCAAATCCGCCGTGGTTCCGGACACGCACGTGGCGGTGGCAGGCATCGAGAAGCTCATTCCCTCGATCGAGGAATTACACCCGTTCCTCGAACTCATCGCGCGCTCCGCGACCGGCCAGGACATCGCACAGTACGTTTCGCTGTTGACTCCCCCTGTCGAATCACCGACACTGGATTTCGACCGACCGGACCAACCGATCGACGCGACCGACGACGACCGGGAGTTCCACCTCGTGCTCCTCGACAACGGGCGCACGGCAATGCGAGAGGATCCCCACCTCCGGGAGACACTCTACTGTATCCGGTGTGGGGCGTGTCTGAACTCCTGTGCGAACTTCCAGCAGGTCGGGGGGCACGCCTTCGGCGGTGACACCTACACCGGCGGGATCGGAACCGGCTGGGTAGCCGGACTCGACGGCCCGGACGCCACGGCGGCGTTCAATGATCTCTGCACTTCCTGTTCGCGGTGTGTGCCGAACTGTCCGGTGAAAATCGACATCCCGTGGATCAACACAGTGGTCCGGGATCGCCGAAATAATGGTAACACCCCGGACGCAGTCGATCATTTGATCGATCCGCTCGTCCCCGATCAAGAGTCCACGGGCCTGGATCGCCAGAAGCGTTTCTTCGGGAACATCGATACCGTCCTTCGGCTGGGGTCAGCCCTTGCGCCGGTCTCGAACTGGGCGCTCTCCCTGCCGGGCGTGGATCGGCTCCTCGAATCGACTGTTGGGATCGACCGTCGGCGCTCCTTGCCACAGCTGGCGACCGAGACGTTTCGTTCTTGGTGGGCGGACCACCATGAGGACCCGGATTCGGCCGACACGACGGTCCACCTCTTCGTGGACCTTTACACGAACTACCTGTATCCGGAACGGGGGAAGGCAGCGGTTCGACTCCTCCGGGAACTCGATCTATCGGTCGAGGTAACTCCGGTTCTCCCCTCCGGGCGGGCCCCGCTCTCACAGGGGATGATCACCACGGCGACTGAGCAGGCAAATGAGGTCGCCGAGGCCCTCGAATCGCCAATCGCTGCGGATGAACCCGTTCTCGTGATCGAGCCGAGTGACCTGGCCCTGTTTCGCTCCGAGTACTCGAAACTCCTCCCGACCGAGACGGCCGCAAAGATCGACGCCGGTACGGCTGGGATTCTGGAGTACGTTTCACCCCTGATCAAATCCCACACCGAGATTGAATCCGGAGCAAGTGGCGAAATCGTCTTTCACAGCAACTGTCAGCAGCGGACGGCCGGGTTCGAGGAACCGACCGTCGAGGCGCTCGAAGCGCTCGGGTACGACGTTCGAACGACCGACGTGGAGTGCTGTGGGATGGCCGGGAGTTTCGGCTACAAATCCCAGTATTACGAGCTAAGCATGGCTGTTGGCGACGACCTGGAACCGCAGGTCGCCGATACAGACGTCCTGGCGAGTGGAACCTCCTGTGTGGCCCAGATCGGGTCGCTTACTGATGGGGACGAGCCGCCGCACCCGGTCGAACTTGTCGAGCGGGCCTGGGCGGAACACCGGTCCTGA
- a CDS encoding class II aldolase/adducin family protein, with the protein MTDSKSDEAREGELRTAIATGVPEIAAMTPGRTGNLSARSGDRVAITPSGVPYEEIQPGSVPVLSLDGESVIGDLAPSSETPMHLGIYRSLDVGAIAHVHSPWATTLAVLGEELPPVHYMVAAAGGPIPVAPYEPFGTVELAEAAVSTMESAGTTACILANHGLVAGGEDVQDAIETAVAVESTAQVYLQAKAVGDPVELTPAQFEGAMAQFDSYGQPERNDAD; encoded by the coding sequence ATGACCGATTCGAAGAGTGACGAAGCGAGGGAAGGCGAGTTGCGGACGGCCATCGCCACGGGCGTCCCCGAAATCGCGGCGATGACACCCGGACGGACCGGCAATCTGAGCGCTCGGTCGGGCGACCGGGTGGCGATCACGCCGTCCGGTGTCCCTTACGAGGAGATCCAGCCGGGGTCCGTGCCAGTCCTTTCACTCGACGGTGAGTCCGTCATTGGCGACCTCGCCCCCAGCAGCGAGACCCCGATGCACCTCGGGATTTACCGCTCGCTCGACGTCGGGGCCATCGCCCACGTCCACTCTCCCTGGGCCACCACGCTTGCGGTACTCGGTGAGGAACTCCCGCCGGTGCACTACATGGTCGCGGCCGCGGGTGGACCAATTCCCGTTGCCCCATACGAACCCTTCGGCACAGTCGAACTGGCCGAGGCCGCAGTCTCGACGATGGAGTCGGCGGGAACGACCGCCTGTATCCTCGCGAATCACGGGCTTGTCGCGGGCGGCGAGGACGTTCAGGACGCCATCGAGACGGCCGTCGCGGTGGAGTCGACGGCCCAGGTGTACCTGCAGGCCAAGGCCGTCGGGGACCCGGTCGAGCTGACCCCAGCGCAGTTCGAAGGGGCAATGGCGCAGTTCGACAGTTACGGACAGCCAGAACGAAACGACGCCGACTGA